From Aegilops tauschii subsp. strangulata cultivar AL8/78 chromosome 5, Aet v6.0, whole genome shotgun sequence:
ctcttccttggggaagagctactctccgtttggagcggtgccggagccaaagcttgcggaacgccaccgaagggtcaccgtaatctccttcgagtcacccccaacggatgagcctcgaatcactcggggttggtcttgaaggcgaccaccacacctttacaaacttctccggagcacaccacaagcaaggaagcttccggaggaacctctaaccgcctaggagcccaagctccaagagtaacaagtcatggtggatgaatgttgcggggaacgcgatttggtttggtcaaagtgtagatcgggtcttgctctcccaatccccaaagtttcaacaagattgggtggagggattgagagtagtgagcaaaatggggtgtagcaatggaggagctcaacaagacattagggttaaggcatggaggaggaagaagggggcttatatggtgttcttggccgggaggggatttctgcccgttggaccccatgcgcacggggtgtccagtgagattcgaagtaccccgtgcgcacgggccaagtcagccccgtgcgcacggggtgtccagtgagtttcgaggtaccccatgcgcacgggccaagtcagccccgtgcgcacggggtgttcagaaatattctgactaccccgtgcgcacgggggtcagagagcccgtgcacacggggtgtccagaagatttctgatgaaccatcacaggacaccacggcaaagcacacaagaagtggaatatctgaggaggtgtaggagggctggtgtatttgtcttggaggcattcccacacgacactaattccacgaagacccctcttgatagtgcggttttacctacgactcaaatcgaaccaaaacaaaaaaccttcgagtcgccggtaaccacgcctttgatctttttggactggggggtcgcacacctccatcaatggacaccttggaaccaacgtcctgagataaactttagcaaccaacattagttccactaaccacattgtcatcacaccaaaatataatctaagtgatacttgcactttcaatctccccctttttggtgcatTGATGAAAACATGGTTAGGACATGGCATATAGGATACAACTTAAGTAAACAGCCATGCGACAATAGTTGATCAAAGGAGCTCCCCCTATATATGTGCAAGGAGAAAAACAAATGCTTGATTATGCATCAAGCACACACATATGAGGCTCCCCCTAGATCCACATTGTCAAGGCATGCGATCAACATAATAAAACCCAACACGGTGCCTAGATCACATGCAAGTGTGGTGAGCAGAAAACATGAGACTAACATATAGAAGCATGATCATACTCCACAAGatatatcaacataagcatagaTAAATTCCATAAAGTAGATAGTCTCTCACATAGACTAGGTAGCTCACGACCACACCGCGAAAGCAAGTAAATAAGAGTATCTCAAGCCAAATAAACACAACCAAAACAAACGAGGCCTTGAGATCTCACCCAACTGAAACCAACTGCAAACGCCCCTAATAGAacacttctccccctttgtcatcaagacAACAAAAAGGGAAAAGGCGATGCTAACGAGACTCTAGACAAGAGGAGGTGCGCTcgaagcatcatcatcatcatcaaagtGCTATCCCCCCAAGGGAAAAGAACGAGTTGTGGCCACACTGTCGATGTCCTCGGACCCTGGACCAACCTCCTCACCAGCTGCAGCACACTCAGCCTTCTTCTGACGCCTCACCAGCTTGCCCTTGTTGATCTCCTTGACCTGACGGCGCTGAATGGACTGACACATTTTGAACATGTTGCTCACGGTCTTCAGAAGAGACTTCTTCTCCTCTCTGGTGAAACTGGCATCAGTAGCAACCTGCTTCCCTTTGCTACGCGGAATCCGCACATAGGATGAACATCCCTCAGTGTAGGTAGCACGATCCTCAGGCCTGGGGTTGCGCCCCTTCTTGGGAGGCACATATGGTGGAGGAGCAGCCGGAAGCCAGTTGGAATCACGCTTCGGAAAGGAGGTGCGGTACTTGGCAATGTACCTGGCAGGACAGACAGACTCAATCAAAGCTTGGATGAACGGAGCATAGATGCATGACTTGTTCTCCTGAACACACTGCCTGATCTCAAAGAACATGAAGTCCAGAACATCCACTTTCTTCTTGTCATGAAGGTAGACAAAGATGTCCAACATGGAGCTCCTCAGATTGTGAGAGTCCCCGGTCTTAGGATTAAGCGTGTACCTAAGAATGTGACACATAGTATCATAGGTTGGCTTCAAATGTTTGATAGAACCGGTGGTGAAGGCCTTGTCTGGCTTGTAAGCAAAAGCAATCTCATCCTTGTCTCTATCTGTCTCACGAACACGGCCATACTCAGGATGCTCCTCAGCAAAGAACCGATACGGAATGATGTCAGAGAACTTGGCCATGGAGGCCTCACACTCATATGTGCCAGACATCCAAGTCATAGTGCGAGCCTCATCACTGTGGAAGTATacggtggcaaagaactgcatcaCAAGATCTTCACTAAACGGATGGTGGAAGGCGACGAACGGGATCAAGCCAAGCCTCCCAAGAGCACTATACACACCGGGATAGGTATGATCATTGTCCCGAAGAGCCTCCACATTGATTTGCTTGTGGGGGGCAAACTTGTTTTTCTTGGTCATGATCAGCTCAGAGAACACACGGTGTTGATAATCATTCTTGAATCTTGGGTCAACCCCTGCATCAGTGTTTGGCACATAGGGGAGATCCTGCCTGCGAGCCCAAAGCTCTGGCTTGGTCCACTTAGAGAGAGGTAGATTCTTGACATTCCGACCTCCTGGGAGCACAtgttcctctccttcctcctcatcaacatcatcagcagaatcatcctcatcttctaTCTCTGCATCGGTGGGGTTCTCATAGTGAGCATCTTCCTGCGAATCATACTCATCTTCTGAATCCTCAGAGGCTTCAATCACTGGCTGCTTGGAGGCGGCACGGCGAACACGGCCCAGCTCAGAGCCCTGACCAATGCTTTCGGACGGCTGACGAGGAGCCAAAGTGAATTCCCTGGAACCTGCCTTGGTGCGCTTGCGACGGAGCTCGGACCTCTTGTCAGCAGAGTCTGAAACACAACAGCAACAAAACACAACAAACACGAGAGACACAAATAAGTACAAGTGCTCGAGAAGCTGGCGAGGAATGGAAGACAGAGAAGAAACAGGACTGGCACCACTGtgtaccccgtgcacacgggggtctgaccaccgtggacacggggtcccgtgcgcacggtacaaggccCGTGGACACGGGGGCCCCGTGCACACGGTACATGGCCCGTGGACACGGGGTTCGCCCAACGGCAACCACTTCCAGGTCGAGATCCGGGAGTGAGTGCGGCAGGGAGAACCGCCACAGTAATGCCCATCTGATTCTAGTCTACCACAAGGGACGACTGGCCTAGACTAGTAGAGGAGGAAACCATAGACTAATAAGGATCCAAGGAGGAAAAGaaggacaaggggagggggatACCAGATGAGGACCCCATCCCGGGAGATCTCCACGGAGCAGCGAAGTCCCACGGCGCACGAAGGAGCACCGGCGACAAGGAGGCGACGACGGCGGCCTGGAGGCGATCTGGGGCGTGGAGGGGACGACTGGGTGGGAAAGAACCCAAACCCCCCCACGTCCCACCTCTTCAGGGCCAGAAACCgcagaccccgtgcgcacggtacaagggtcgtgggcacggggtccccgtgcgcacggtacaagggccgtgggcacggggtatccagaggaTTTTGACAGGAAGAAGCTTGTTGGGTTATGGCTGAATGCAAATTCTTACCAAGACCCCAAAGAGCATTCCCGCCTCACTTCTGAACACGTCGCAGAAGAAATCCAACACCACTAGAATGGAGTATGTGTAGCACTTGCACTGGAAGAGAATcgagaaacacacacacacacacggaaACACGAACACAAGGACAAGAAGAACcacacaaaaaagaaaaaaaaaacgaTCCAACCTCCAACGGAGGACGGTGGCCGAAGCCACCATGTTTGAGTTTGtctggtatggcaccgcgaagatatgaaccttgggcccaagaccaatactcatctttgaagcacaaatgccatcttcaaatggctaatgtgaaagatttTGATCAATTTATGCACTAGTAGGATAAGATAGCTCATTAGTTGAGCTAGCTCCCCCTACTTAGGTGCCTACATCTAAAACAAGATACTAGTAGAGTATGTGTGTGTATGCAAGAACCTCAATCCAAGTTACTTATATCCACGATATtcagctcatgccttaactcgcggaaTCTTGCTTCATCAAGTGGCTTGGTGAAAATGTCGGCAAGTTGCTTCTCGGTGTTGACATGGAATAAATCAATGTCTCCCTTGgccacatgatctcgaatgaagtgatgacgaatctCAATATGTTTGGTTCGGCTATGTTGCACTGGATTGTCGGCGATCTTGattgcactttcattgtcacaaaatagaggcactttgtcacatttgacaccataatccatcaaagtttgcctcatccataataattgtgcacaacaacttcctgcggcaatgtactcggcctcggcggttgaaagggacacacaattctgcttctttgaagaccaacttacca
This genomic window contains:
- the LOC141022377 gene encoding secreted RxLR effector protein 161-like → MQDVKPMKTPMPTNGQLNLDPNGKDVDQKVYRSMIGSLLYLCASRPDIMLSVCMCARFQSAPKESHFSAVKRILRYLVHTPNLGLWYPKGATFKLLGYSDSDWAGDKVDRKSTSGSCQFLGRSLVSWSSKKQNCVSLSTAEAEYIAAGSCCAQLLWMRQTLMDYGVKCDKVPLFCDNESAIKIADNPVQHSRTKHIEIRHHFIRDHVAKGDIDLFHVNTEKQLADIFTKPLDEARFRELRHELNIVDISNLD